The Chryseobacterium oranimense genome contains the following window.
AATTCAGAATGTAGGTTTTGTTCCGAACGCGAGCAGGACTCATTTCCTGAGCCGTTCCCAGCCGCCTTACTTTTCGCTCATGCTGGACCTGCTTTTTGAAACTGCAAATGACGAGAGCATTTACATTAAATATCATGACACTTTGGAGAAAGAATATGCTTTCTGGATGAATGGGGAAGAGTGGCTTGAAAATGATTCCACCGTGAAAAGAGTGGCAAAAACGAAAAACGGAGATATCTTAAACCGGTATTATGATGCAGAAAATGCACCACGCCCTGAAAGCTACCTGATTGATATTGAAGACAGTGAAAACACAGGTGAGGAATTTTACAGAAATATAAGAAGCGCCTGTGAATCCGGCTGGGATTTTTCCAGCAGATGGTTTGCAGACGGAGAACATATACAGACCATAGAAACGCTGAACATAGCAGAAGTGGACCTGAACAGCCTTTTATGGCATTTGGAGAAAACTTTAGCAAAATCTTCAGCGCTTCAGAAACTGGCAGATAAAGAAAATTATTTTACTCAAAGAGCAGCAAGACGCAGACAGATGATCAATACCTACTTTTGGGATGAAAACACTGAATGTTATAAAGATTATCACTTAAAAAAACACAAAAACACACCGTCTGAACATATTGCTGCTCTTTACCCTTTATTTCTCGGATTGGCAGATCAGGCGCAGGCTGAAGCTGTTGCTAAAAGCATATCGGGTAAATTTCTTTATCAGGGAGGGCTGGTAACAACAACAAAGAAAAGCGGTCAGCAATGGGATCTTCCGAATGCCTGGGCACCTTACCAGTGGTTAGGATTTAAAGCCATGAAAAACTACGGTTTCGATCAGCTTGCTGAAGAAATAAAAAACAACTGGTGCGGGAATGTGGAAAGGGTATACAGCAACACCGGTAAATTAATGGAAAAATATAATGCACTGGACACTGAAACCATTGCAGGAGGCGGGGAATATCCGAATCAGGACGGATTCGGGTGGACCAATGGGGTTTATCTCAAATTAAAACAAAACTAACTATATAAAAATCATGCTATGAAAAAAAGATCGATATTTTTAATGGCTGCCACCGCTACGCTTTATTTTAACAATGCGTATGCCCAGGAAACGCCTCAGGACTCTATCAAGACGTCTTCCATAGATCAGATCGTTATTACCGGAAACTCCGGCCCGAAAAAGAAAATAGAATCCAGTACCGCTATTTCTACTTTTACAGCAAAAGAAATCCAGAAGCAGAATCCTATCAGTGCTGCAGCACTTCTACAGAGAGTTCCGGGTTTTGCCGTGGAAACTTCTGGAGGTGAAGTAGGAAACAACCTTTTTGCAAGAGGTATTCCTTCTGCCGGAGCTTATGAATTCGTACAGGTTCAGGAAGATGGTCTTCCGGTTTTTGAAGACGGGGCACTTCAGTTTGCCAATGCAGATAATTTTTTCCGTGTGGATAATTCAGTAAGCCGTCTGGAGGCTTTGAGAGGAGGTTCAGGTTCCATTTATGCCAATAACTCTCCGGGAGGACTTATCAACTTTATTACCAAAGAAGGGAGTAATGATTTTAAAGGAACAGCCAAGCTGGAAACCAGTACTTACGGCCTTATGCGTACCGATCTGAACGTAGGCGGTGCTTTGGTTCAGGATAAATTGTTTTTTAATGTTGGCGGATTCTACCGAACGGATAATGGAATCAGAAAGACGGGTTTCAGAGCCAATAACGGCGGACAGATCAGAATGAACCTTAAATATGTTTTCGATAAAGGCTATGCTAAAGTATATTATAAAAAACTGGATGACAGAAACACTTTCTTCTTACCGATTCCTTTGACGCAAAACGGAAACGATTTAAAAGAATTCTCCGGTTTTGATCCGAACTATGGAACTTACAGCTACAGGACAATCAGCCAGCTGAATATTCCTCAGGCAGGAGGGGGCTTTTTCAGCAGGAACCTGGAAGACGGAATTCATCCGAAAGTTGATGTGCTGGGAGCTGAATTTAAATATGATCTTGGTAATAACTTCTCTGTTTTAAACAAAACAAGGTATACCAATATCAATATGAATTATACAGGAATTTTCCCGGCAGGAGGCCCTCAAACCGGAGCAGGCTTTGCAAACGCCAATGGAATAACCGGAAATAATTATCAGTATTCATTAGTAGGCAGCGGAGCGGTTGTAAATCCGGCTTTTGTTCAGGAACTGGGCTTCTGGGCTATTGATAAGCAGATGAATAATTTTGTGAATGATCTTCAGTTTAATTATAAATTCGACAAAGGAAATGTAACGGCAGGCTTCTATAAATCCAACTGGAAATCTCATCAGTACTGGAATTGGAGTAATATTCTGACAACAGCAACAGATAAGCCTCAGCTTCTTAATTTAGTTGATACTTCTCTTACTCCAAATTCTACAGGTTATTCTAAAACTTATAACGGAGTTACGGATATGTCTTTTCTGTTGAGAGATTCCCAGGTTCAGGGAAGCTTGAATGATCTTTATGCAAATCTGGATTATAACGTTACAGATAATCTGAGCATTAATGCAGGACTTCGTTACAGCCGTGATTTCTATAAAGGATATTCTGTAAATACCACAACTGCCAATCTCAATAATTCCGGACTGACCACTGATGGAACGCATAGCTTCGCTACAACAACAGCAGATGATAATATGAGTGTTCTGGGAAATAAATATAACTACTGGAGCTATGATATTGATAAGGTTTCTTATACTTTGGCAACGAACTATAAAATCAATAAGGAAAATGCTGTTTACGCCCGTTTTTCTCACGGATTCAGATCACCAAATGAAGAGGCTTATTATAATTATTTCACCACTCCTAACCCGGATCAGCCTTTAAAACCTGTATTAACCAATCAGGTGGAAGTAGGATATAAATATTATTCGAGAACGTTTGATGTTGCGGTGATCCCTTTTTATTCAACGCTTAAAAACCTGTCATTTACAGATGTATTTTCTAATGGAACCTCTGAAAATACCTTTGCCAATACCAAAAATTATGGAGTTGAGCTTGAAGGGTATGCAAGATTGTTCAACAATATGTTAGAACTTACTTTCAACGGAACCATTCAGAATCCAAAATACAGTGGATTGGAAGAAGGAAGCCTCTTGGAAGGGAATGTGGTAAGAAGAATGCCAAAACTTTATTTTAATATTTCACCGGCCGTTAACATAACAAAACAGTGGAGAGCCTATGTAAGCTATAACTACTATGGAAAACGTTTCCAAGACCAGTTGAATGTTCAGACTTTGCCGTCATTCAGTGAATTTGGAGCCGGAACGTCTTATCAGCTTGGAAAAATCCGTTTTGCAGTTGATGGAACAAATATCTTTAATACAATTGGTATTACGGAAGGTGATCCAAGAGCAGGTTCTCCAACCGGAGACGGAACTATTATGGCGAGACCAATTATGGGTGCAGCCGTAAGAGCTTCCATCACATTAGATTTTTAATACTTATATTTTCTTCATAAAAAACCGTCAGGATATTTTTTCTGGCGGTTTTATTTTGATTTTGAATTGGCAATAGTGCTTTTGTGGAGAGTATCAAGAGCCAAGAACCAAGAGTCAAGATACTAGATGTCAGATTTCAGATATCAGACTTTCACCTGCACAATTAACCTCGCATCCTGCACCCCGAAACTCGTATCCCGATCTACTTAAAAAACGGATTATACTGCTTCTCGAATCCAATTGTTGTAGGATTTCCATGGCCTGAGAAAACCTGAGTCTCATCATCCAAAATGAATAATTTATTTGTGATGCCGGTGATCAGTTGTTCATGATTTCCTTTATAAAGATCGGTTCTTCCGATGCTGCCCTCAAACAGGACATCACCTGAGATCATAAATTTCTGGCCTTCATTATGGTAAACCACACTTCCAGGAGAGTGCCCAGGAACGTGATAAATTTTAAACTTTTCTCCGTCCAGTTCGAGCTCTTCACCCTCTTTAACGTATATGATCTCTACTTTTACAGGATCTACAGAGAACCCGAATCTCATTCCGCTTGCCTGAAGCATATCCAGTACCTCCTGATCATCCTGGTGCATATGAACGGGAACTTTAAAGGTATCAAATGCCCACTGTAATCCTAAAACATGGTCAATATGGGCATGGGTAAGAAGAATCTTCTGAATCTTTAGTCCGTTTTCAGAAATAAAGCTTTCAATAGCTTTGGTTTCCTCTTCATTCATATTTCCCGGGTCAATCAGCCAGGCATTTTTATTTTCGTTGTAAAGGATATAGGTGTTTTCGCTGGCAAAATTGAATACGAAGCCTTGAATCTGAAGCATAACTGATATTTTTTATTTCAAAAGTACGATATTATTAAGAAAATACCGATTTTTCGCTATCTTCGTCATAATGAAAACTTTGCGAATACTTTTACTTTCTTTAAGCGGGCTGGTTTTTGGACAGAACATCCAGAGTATACAATTATTTAATCCGCAGACGAACGATGAAACACCAGTCATCAAATTCGGTGAGCAGCTGGTTTTAAGCTTTGATGACCTTACGAATGCCAGTGAAATCTACAGATATACGATCAAGCATTACGATAGAAACTGGAATGATGACAACCTGTTTTTTACCCAGTTTGCCAATGGAAGTCTGAATGACCTTTTAGATCAGTTCCAGTATTCCTTCAACACCCTGCAGGCTTACACGCATTACAAGCTTACCTTTCCAAATGATAAAATACAGCCGAAAATATCAGGGAATTATGAGATCATTGTGTATAAAGATTCAGCAGACAGGCCACTTTTTAAAAGACGTTTTTATCTGGTAGAAGATGCGGCCACGGTTGCTTTGAATATTTCAAGAATAGCGGATGCTAAGAATCCCAATGTTAATCAAAGGGTAGAAGTGAAAGCCACTTCAAAAGGGGGAGATCTCTCTTCTAATGTTAATTCCATGACCTTAAATGTCATGCAGAACAACAATCCGACTGTTGTTGTGAATAATATGAAACCAAGCGCTACCCTTGGAAATCAGCTGCTTTTTCAGCAAATGAACTTAACATTCCCCGGCAATAATGAATTCTATTATTTTGACAATAAGAATATGAATATGGCAGCAGATATGGTAAGCGCTACAGAACTGAAAGATGGGGTAAACCAGACTTATCTTCATCCTGTCTGGGCTTTTCCTCTTAATTATCAGTACCAACCTGATGTGAACGGTGCGTGGTACTACAGAAGAAATGATCTGGGACTGGAAAGAAACGCTGAAAGGGAAGCTGACTATTCATGGGTTTATTTTTCTTTAGATTCAGATCCTGTAGATAAGGAAATTTATGTATTGGGAGGTTTTAATGATTTTAAGCCAAGCAAAGAAAATCAAATGCAGTATGATGCCGCCAATAAGAAATTTGTGGCCAAAATATTTCTGAAACAGGGGTTTTACAATTACGTCCTTGCTACAAAAGAAAGTAACGGATCCCTGAACTTTGGAGAGATAAACGGTAATTTCTGGCAGACTGAAAACCTGTATCAGGCATTTTTGTATTATGCACCTTTCGGACGTAATTATGACGGATTGATGGGATACGGTGAATTCAGAACGCCTGTAAGATAGATTAAGATAAAATATCACAAGAAAACCTTATAGAGATTATAAGGTTTTTTTTTGCCATTGGCATATAAATATAATAATAGTTTTCAGGTTGTTTTTTGTTAATTCAATTCTTTAAAAATCGCTGTTATAAATAAATTTTCTTCGTTTTCGAAAACGTAATGAATAATTACAGGGAAGTTTTCCATTTTATTCACAGCAATTTCACTTGACTTTATTGTTGAAGTTGTCAGGATATTATTGATTGATATTTTCAGTTCTTCAAGAAAATCTATCCCTTTGTTTTCTTTTTCTGTATTAAAAACCCGCATAAGCAGCCTTATGTCATTTTTGGCAATCGAAGAGAGGAGAACGTTCATTTTTTAGGCACAGTTCATTTTCAGATCAGAAATATTTTCATAAAAATCAAGTTTTGTTTTTGGATTTTCCTGATGAAACTGAATTCTGTACAAAACTTCGTCAATCTGAAACTGGGGAACAGATAACCTGTTTTGGATTTCTAAATTCTCAACCACTTTTGCTAAGGTTTCCAGCAATTCGGGGGTAAAGTTTTCAATCTTATGTACTAAAATTTTGGCTGTTGCATTCATCATTTCTAATTTTTTTGGGTTAATGATGCTGTTTTGTTAGGGTAAAGGTAATGAAAAATATTAAATATTTTATATTTTAATTAAAATTCATGGGGGTGTATGTTATTATTTGTATTTTTTTACTGTTTGTGGTGTTTTTTTATAGGGGGTTTTTTTGTTTTTTTTGAAACTGCTGTTTTTTTTAATAAATCTCTGTAGAAGATTATCAATAATATTTCTTTTTAATTGTATAAAAAAGCATGGCTATTTCAATCATTATCCCTTTATAGAGAGATATTTTTTAAACTTTGACATATAAGAAATTGAAAAAGGCCTTTATTTATAGAATAATAGGTGTTATGTATTGCATATCGAAAAAAATATTTCATAAAATATGGAATTATGTAAAAAATATTAGTCTATAAATTTTATAGAGATAAAAATATTTTAAATTAATTGTAATGTTTTTAAAAAATAGTTAAATTAAAAATACTCGTTTTGTTTATTTTTTAAATTTTATTTACGTGTATCGTTGTTTCTTTGCGAAAAATATATAAATTCGTTCTCACGTTCAAACAAAATAATATTTTTATGAAAACAAAATTTATCTTTGCAGTAAGTATTGCAGCCTCTGCCTTTGCTTTTGGGCAGGAAAATCCATCAAAATTAATCGCCGGTAAAAACGGACTTCATGCGGAATTGATCAGGTTCGATAAAAACGGACCGGATTTTAAAGGGCAGCCCGTTTTATTTGATGAAACATCCAAGAGAGTTTCACAGGGTCAAGGTTTAAAACTAGGTTCAGAAAAAGATGCACTTGGTTTTGAAACCCACAGATTCCAGCAGACTATTAATGGTATTCCTGTAGAATACGGAATGATGGCCGTACAGACAAAAGGAGGGAAAGTAGTAGGTGAAACGGGAAAATGGATCCTTAAAACACCTGCATCTGCAGAAAAAAAAGCGACCATTTCTGAAAGTATCGCCCTGCAGAGTGCTTTATCTTTTGTAGGAGCCGATTCTTATAAATGGCAGAATAAAGAAGAAGAGGAATTCCTTAAAAACGAATCCAAAAATCCTAATGCTAGCTTTGCTCCAAAAGGAGAACTGGTGTACTATTCAGATCCTTCTGATGAAAAGATAACCGATTTGAAGCTTGCTTACAAATTTGATATCTATGCGGAAAAACCGTTAAGCAGACAATACGTTTTCGTAGATGCTAAAAATGGTGAAGTTTTAGGTAGCAATGCTTTGATTCACGAAACTAATGCTCCGGGAACTGCAACAACTGTTTATAGTGGAAACAGAGCTATTGTTGCCGACTCTTATAACGGAAGCTACAGATTAAGAGAAACAGGAAGAAATACCGGAACAGCTGTAGAAACGTACAACCTTAAAAAAGGAACCAATTATTCGACTGCAGTAGATTTTACAGATACTGATAACAACTGGAATAACGTAAACACCAACAAAGACCAGTATGCTACTGATGCTCACTGGGGAGCTGAAATGACCTTAGATTATCTTTATACAAAGTTTGGCAGAAAGAGTATAGATAATAATAATTTTGCCATAAAATCTTACGTACATTACTCAACCAACTATTTTAATGCGTTTTGGGACGGTTCCAGAATGACTTATGGAGATGGTAGTTCTACAAATGGAAATAAACCGCTAACTGCATTAGATGTTTGTGGTCACGAAATTACCCATGGTATGACTTCAAAAACAGCGAATCTGGCTTATCAAAGAGAATCCGGAGCATTGAATGAAGGTTTTTCCGATATTTTCGGAAACAGTATAGAGCTTTGGGCAAGGCCTACGCAGGCAAGCTGGAAGCTGGGCGAAGACTTCAGTTATGTGATCAGAGATATGGCTAATCCTAATGCCTATAGCCAGCCAGATACTTATAAAGGAACATACTGGAAAGATGCAACTACTACAGGTTGTGCGGTACCGGGACAAACTACCAATGATTATTGTGGAGTCCATACTAATTCCGGAGTACTTAATTTCTGGTATTATCTATTAGTAACCGGAGGTTCAGGTACAAATGATAATGGTTTCGCTTATAATGTTACGGGAATAGGATTAGATAAGGCAGCAGCAATTGCTTACAGAACATTAACAACTTATCTTACTTCTTCTTCTGCCTATGCCAACGCAAGAACTGCTTCTCTTCAGGCAGCGGCAGATTTATACGGAGCTGGCGGAGCTGAAGTTACTCAGGTAACCAATGCATGGAATGCAGTAGGTGTTGGCGGAGGAACTTCTGCAGCTGGAAAAGTGGCAGCAACGCAGGCTTTGCTTTACACCATCAGCCCGAATCCGGCTACCGACAAATTTACTGTTGAATTTGAAGGAAAAGAAGGAAATGGAATTGTAGAATTAGTTGGTTTAACAGGGAAAAAAGAAATTTCTGAGAAAATCAAAATTACAGACGGTAAAAATAAAGTAGATATTCAGCTTCCGTCTAATATACTTTCCGGAGTATATGTAGTAACGGTTAATGGACAGAAAGCAGGAAACCTGATTAAAAAATAAATTTTAATATATTTCTAAAAAGAGGGCCACAAAATTTATTTTGTGGCCCTTTTATTATTTATGGATTTTTCACTTATACTAAGTAGAAATCATTCAGTTTTTCTTCACACAGAATTTTTACCACATCTATCCATCGGTCTTCATCGTTAAGACATGGAATGTAGTGGAAGTTTTCACCGCCGCCATGCTGAAACTGTTCCTTACCTTCAACTGAAATTTCTTCCAGGGTTTCAAGGCAGTC
Protein-coding sequences here:
- a CDS encoding trehalase family glycosidase; its protein translation is MNKQLYINEIQVLFDDVQRARIFEDQKMMTDAVPMFPVSEINAEYEKKKGSEGFDLKDFVMKNFDFLGAKISIQREDQLPIDQHIEKLWDELTRTAYEEKGTLLKLPKPYIVPGGRFNEFFYWDSYFIMLGLQVSGRTEMMENIVENCSYLIQNVGFVPNASRTHFLSRSQPPYFSLMLDLLFETANDESIYIKYHDTLEKEYAFWMNGEEWLENDSTVKRVAKTKNGDILNRYYDAENAPRPESYLIDIEDSENTGEEFYRNIRSACESGWDFSSRWFADGEHIQTIETLNIAEVDLNSLLWHLEKTLAKSSALQKLADKENYFTQRAARRRQMINTYFWDENTECYKDYHLKKHKNTPSEHIAALYPLFLGLADQAQAEAVAKSISGKFLYQGGLVTTTKKSGQQWDLPNAWAPYQWLGFKAMKNYGFDQLAEEIKNNWCGNVERVYSNTGKLMEKYNALDTETIAGGGEYPNQDGFGWTNGVYLKLKQN
- a CDS encoding TonB-dependent receptor, which encodes MKKRSIFLMAATATLYFNNAYAQETPQDSIKTSSIDQIVITGNSGPKKKIESSTAISTFTAKEIQKQNPISAAALLQRVPGFAVETSGGEVGNNLFARGIPSAGAYEFVQVQEDGLPVFEDGALQFANADNFFRVDNSVSRLEALRGGSGSIYANNSPGGLINFITKEGSNDFKGTAKLETSTYGLMRTDLNVGGALVQDKLFFNVGGFYRTDNGIRKTGFRANNGGQIRMNLKYVFDKGYAKVYYKKLDDRNTFFLPIPLTQNGNDLKEFSGFDPNYGTYSYRTISQLNIPQAGGGFFSRNLEDGIHPKVDVLGAEFKYDLGNNFSVLNKTRYTNINMNYTGIFPAGGPQTGAGFANANGITGNNYQYSLVGSGAVVNPAFVQELGFWAIDKQMNNFVNDLQFNYKFDKGNVTAGFYKSNWKSHQYWNWSNILTTATDKPQLLNLVDTSLTPNSTGYSKTYNGVTDMSFLLRDSQVQGSLNDLYANLDYNVTDNLSINAGLRYSRDFYKGYSVNTTTANLNNSGLTTDGTHSFATTTADDNMSVLGNKYNYWSYDIDKVSYTLATNYKINKENAVYARFSHGFRSPNEEAYYNYFTTPNPDQPLKPVLTNQVEVGYKYYSRTFDVAVIPFYSTLKNLSFTDVFSNGTSENTFANTKNYGVELEGYARLFNNMLELTFNGTIQNPKYSGLEEGSLLEGNVVRRMPKLYFNISPAVNITKQWRAYVSYNYYGKRFQDQLNVQTLPSFSEFGAGTSYQLGKIRFAVDGTNIFNTIGITEGDPRAGSPTGDGTIMARPIMGAAVRASITLDF
- a CDS encoding MBL fold metallo-hydrolase — encoded protein: MLQIQGFVFNFASENTYILYNENKNAWLIDPGNMNEEETKAIESFISENGLKIQKILLTHAHIDHVLGLQWAFDTFKVPVHMHQDDQEVLDMLQASGMRFGFSVDPVKVEIIYVKEGEELELDGEKFKIYHVPGHSPGSVVYHNEGQKFMISGDVLFEGSIGRTDLYKGNHEQLITGITNKLFILDDETQVFSGHGNPTTIGFEKQYNPFFK
- a CDS encoding DUF5103 domain-containing protein produces the protein MKTLRILLLSLSGLVFGQNIQSIQLFNPQTNDETPVIKFGEQLVLSFDDLTNASEIYRYTIKHYDRNWNDDNLFFTQFANGSLNDLLDQFQYSFNTLQAYTHYKLTFPNDKIQPKISGNYEIIVYKDSADRPLFKRRFYLVEDAATVALNISRIADAKNPNVNQRVEVKATSKGGDLSSNVNSMTLNVMQNNNPTVVVNNMKPSATLGNQLLFQQMNLTFPGNNEFYYFDNKNMNMAADMVSATELKDGVNQTYLHPVWAFPLNYQYQPDVNGAWYYRRNDLGLERNAEREADYSWVYFSLDSDPVDKEIYVLGGFNDFKPSKENQMQYDAANKKFVAKIFLKQGFYNYVLATKESNGSLNFGEINGNFWQTENLYQAFLYYAPFGRNYDGLMGYGEFRTPVR
- a CDS encoding M4 family metallopeptidase; amino-acid sequence: MKTKFIFAVSIAASAFAFGQENPSKLIAGKNGLHAELIRFDKNGPDFKGQPVLFDETSKRVSQGQGLKLGSEKDALGFETHRFQQTINGIPVEYGMMAVQTKGGKVVGETGKWILKTPASAEKKATISESIALQSALSFVGADSYKWQNKEEEEFLKNESKNPNASFAPKGELVYYSDPSDEKITDLKLAYKFDIYAEKPLSRQYVFVDAKNGEVLGSNALIHETNAPGTATTVYSGNRAIVADSYNGSYRLRETGRNTGTAVETYNLKKGTNYSTAVDFTDTDNNWNNVNTNKDQYATDAHWGAEMTLDYLYTKFGRKSIDNNNFAIKSYVHYSTNYFNAFWDGSRMTYGDGSSTNGNKPLTALDVCGHEITHGMTSKTANLAYQRESGALNEGFSDIFGNSIELWARPTQASWKLGEDFSYVIRDMANPNAYSQPDTYKGTYWKDATTTGCAVPGQTTNDYCGVHTNSGVLNFWYYLLVTGGSGTNDNGFAYNVTGIGLDKAAAIAYRTLTTYLTSSSAYANARTASLQAAADLYGAGGAEVTQVTNAWNAVGVGGGTSAAGKVAATQALLYTISPNPATDKFTVEFEGKEGNGIVELVGLTGKKEISEKIKITDGKNKVDIQLPSNILSGVYVVTVNGQKAGNLIKK